The following are from one region of the Candidatus Trichorickettsia mobilis genome:
- a CDS encoding sodium:solute symporter family protein — MIDNIIVFAYLLIILGMGTYYRSRSNNFKHYANLQSSKNTSKLILVATIFASSIGGGTTFGISEKVFANSAAYTYGLILTIPIDFLIAIYIIPRIIKHHGAETVGDIMASYYGKPGRFIAGVAAMIVSIGLLAAQISVSGRIFQYILAVDYIKAVIISYSIVIIYTTIGGLRSVVFTNVLQFFAMILAIPVISIIGIHKIGIYNFIEQLPQNKIFFDNSNTLLQDTIAATAGFAVMELYPSFIQRILINTNYKETSKAIYIKSFIYALFLIFVTTNGLIAYHLYPEQTPQQALPYLIDQIMPIGLQGFIIVGLLAAVMSTADSDLNITSITLVKDFLSPIFNLSNQGQLLLIARIANIIIGSSAIIIALNFASVVDLVVFVVGFWSPMIIVPLIFALFGVTISQKMMIFSSICGVSSFLFWEKWLANYLNLSLKGVFIGTMVNLLIFLCSVLYTKWRHQT; from the coding sequence ATGATAGATAATATTATCGTATTTGCTTATTTATTAATTATACTTGGAATGGGGACATATTATCGTTCACGATCAAATAATTTCAAACATTATGCCAATCTTCAAAGCTCAAAAAATACCTCCAAATTAATACTAGTGGCGACTATATTTGCCTCTTCAATTGGTGGCGGTACTACTTTTGGTATTTCAGAAAAAGTTTTTGCAAACTCTGCTGCTTATACTTATGGGTTAATATTAACAATCCCTATAGATTTTTTAATTGCCATCTACATTATTCCAAGAATTATCAAACATCATGGAGCTGAAACTGTCGGAGATATCATGGCTAGCTATTACGGTAAGCCTGGTAGATTTATTGCAGGAGTTGCTGCAATGATTGTGTCTATTGGATTGCTTGCAGCGCAAATTAGTGTCAGTGGGCGTATTTTTCAATATATATTGGCAGTTGATTATATTAAAGCGGTGATCATAAGTTATAGCATAGTTATAATTTATACTACTATAGGAGGCTTGCGGTCTGTGGTATTTACTAACGTATTGCAATTTTTTGCGATGATTTTAGCTATACCAGTAATTAGTATAATTGGTATTCATAAAATAGGAATATATAATTTCATTGAACAATTACCACAAAACAAAATTTTCTTTGATAATTCAAACACTCTACTACAAGATACAATTGCTGCAACGGCAGGTTTTGCGGTGATGGAGTTATATCCTAGTTTTATTCAAAGAATTCTAATCAACACTAACTATAAAGAAACTAGTAAAGCTATCTATATAAAATCATTCATATATGCCTTGTTTCTTATATTTGTAACTACAAATGGCCTAATCGCTTATCATTTATATCCAGAACAAACACCACAGCAAGCATTGCCATACTTGATTGATCAAATTATGCCAATAGGTTTACAAGGATTTATTATTGTCGGCTTACTTGCAGCAGTGATGTCTACTGCTGATTCTGATTTAAATATAACTTCCATTACTTTAGTTAAAGATTTTTTAAGCCCGATCTTTAATCTCAGTAATCAAGGACAATTGTTATTGATCGCTAGAATTGCCAATATAATTATTGGAAGTAGTGCAATAATCATCGCTCTTAACTTTGCTAGCGTTGTTGATTTAGTAGTATTTGTTGTCGGATTCTGGAGCCCCATGATTATTGTTCCACTGATTTTTGCCTTGTTTGGAGTTACTATATCTCAAAAAATGATGATATTTAGCAGTATCTGTGGAGTATCCAGTTTTCTATTCTGGGAAAAATGGCTTGCTAATTATCTAAATTTAAGTCTAAAAGGAGTATTTATTGGTACTATGGTTAATCTTTTGATATTTTT